The Amycolatopsis sp. QT-25 genomic sequence ACCAGCGAAAAGAGGGGGCTCGACGCCGTCCCGCCGACGGGCGGCGGAAAATCGCCGTAACGTCGACGCCAGTTGCTCACCGCGGCGCGGCCGACGCCGGCGATCCGCGCGATGTCCGCCGCATTGACGGTGGCTTGCTCCTCCATCGACGTATCGTAACCGACAGGTGAGCATTCCAACCCCTCGTTTGTGAACTCAGTACACAAGTGCTTTACTGGGGTCCATGAGGTACACCCTTCGGTACGCCGCCGGTTCGGACGTCGGACGGCGCCGCCAGGTCAACCAGGATTCGGTCCACGCCAGCGCCAGGATGCTGGCCGTCGCCGACGGCATCGGCGGCCAGCCCCACGGCGAGGTGGCCAGCGCCGAGGCGATCGGTGTCCTGTCCCGGCTCGACGCGGACCTCCGCGGTTTCGACCTCGCGGAAGTCGATCTGGCCGAGGTGCTTTCCGGCGGCCTGCGCACCATCGACGAACGGCTCGCCGCGACGGCCGAGCAGGAGCCGGAGACGCGGGGCATGGGCACCACCTTGACGGCGTTGCTGTTCGACGGCCGGCACTTCACGGCCGCCCACATCGGCGATTCCAAGGGATACCTCCTCCGCGGAGGAGTCCTGCAGCGCTTCACCCGCGACCACACCCTCGCGCAAGCCCTCGCGGACGACGGCCGAATCGACCCGTCGGAGGTCGAGGGACACCCTCGCGGCTCGCTCCTGATGAAGGCACTCCTGAGC encodes the following:
- a CDS encoding protein phosphatase 2C domain-containing protein, with the translated sequence MRYTLRYAAGSDVGRRRQVNQDSVHASARMLAVADGIGGQPHGEVASAEAIGVLSRLDADLRGFDLAEVDLAEVLSGGLRTIDERLAATAEQEPETRGMGTTLTALLFDGRHFTAAHIGDSKGYLLRGGVLQRFTRDHTLAQALADDGRIDPSEVEGHPRGSLLMKALLSTGSGEADIWAFDAAPGDRLLLCSDGLTATVVETVIKDVLGAFRAPAETVPKLIDLANEGGGPDNITCVVADVVDATAPAPA